From Bdellovibrionales bacterium, one genomic window encodes:
- a CDS encoding transporter substrate-binding domain-containing protein: MKISHVLLVVGLSAAVAFGTVRYVASTAPSSGAAAKESTFERVTRTGTIRCGYSVWNPLFYIDPQTNEKRGIFHDMMEEVGTRLGLKIVWQEEIGWGMVTESVRNGRVDMACAGYWLNPARIKLVATSAPQLYSPLYVWGRQDDPRHFNNPEELNSDKVTVVQTEGSAEIQSVAKRFPKAKVLSLPELDTISDEIETLLTKKADFLVADASSVSTYTARNPGKIKNLFPSQAMNVYPTVMLLPPDDLRFKEVIDDTLRNVEYDGTLDDILKKYGKEHSYLRNPLPVNRAP, translated from the coding sequence ATGAAAATATCCCATGTTCTCCTTGTTGTAGGGCTTAGTGCCGCCGTGGCCTTTGGAACGGTGCGCTATGTTGCCTCGACGGCTCCATCATCTGGGGCAGCCGCCAAAGAAAGCACTTTTGAGCGCGTGACGCGCACGGGTACAATCCGTTGCGGCTATTCCGTCTGGAATCCTCTCTTTTATATTGATCCCCAAACCAACGAAAAACGCGGCATCTTTCATGACATGATGGAAGAGGTAGGCACGCGCCTTGGTCTGAAAATTGTCTGGCAGGAGGAAATCGGCTGGGGCATGGTCACGGAAAGCGTCAGAAACGGGCGCGTTGACATGGCTTGTGCTGGCTATTGGCTTAACCCCGCGCGTATCAAGCTTGTGGCCACATCAGCGCCTCAACTTTATTCGCCGCTTTATGTTTGGGGGCGGCAGGATGATCCCCGCCACTTTAACAATCCTGAAGAACTGAATTCGGATAAAGTGACGGTCGTGCAAACAGAGGGCAGTGCCGAAATACAATCTGTTGCAAAACGATTTCCAAAAGCCAAGGTTCTTTCTTTGCCGGAGCTAGACACGATCTCCGACGAAATCGAAACGCTTTTAACGAAGAAAGCCGATTTTCTCGTGGCGGACGCTTCCTCTGTAAGCACTTATACCGCCCGCAATCCGGGAAAGATCAAAAACCTGTTTCCGTCCCAAGCCATGAATGTTTATCCGACCGTTATGCTCCTGCCGCCGGATGATTTGCGTTTTAAGGAAGTTATCGACGACACACTGCGCAATGTTGAGTATGATGGGACGCTCGATGATATTTTAAAAAAATACGGCAAGGAACATAGCTACCTACGCAACCCCTTGCCTGTGAATCGGGCTCCCTAG